CAGTTCTAACACACATAACCTTAtaatatacacacacacataaattttagctcaaattcaatttttttcattaacccacaaaaaaagagttcggggacgaccgttagcatgctcgctatcatgtcccaaatttttaagacaaaatatttattattgtagggAAAAAGCCGGGAAAATCTAACACTgttaaaatcgatactaattcctaagcgccacacaaattaatcaaatttagacaaattaaatttttttgaaataacccCAAAAAAAAGAGTCCGTGGACGTCTgttagcattttcgctatcatatcccaaaatttaaaaagaaaaaatttataatggtaaaaaaaatctggGTGAATCTAACACTGACAAAATCGATATTAATTTCTAAGCACCacacaaattattcaaatttagaaaaattacattttttcaaattaatccacaaaaaagagtccgggaacgtccgttatcatgttcgctatcTTGTCTCAAATTCTTAAGAGAGGGTCTGAATAAGATAAAtgattttaatcaataataaataaatatctatttgcgattttttaaaccatttttaaaaacaattacataggccattttttaacataattttaaactttgcaaAGCATTATAAACAAAGGAAAGGTTTGATTGGAAAATCGAAAACATCTTTGGATTCGTCCCGGAAATATCTAAATGGAGTTTTTTAGAACTATTTTAACGCCAATATCACGAGAgtacttttattttttcccacagattaataaaaaattaggaaaaaatcgattttattaattgatcgtttttgttaataacaattgttataaacaatgagggtcagatatcgaaaatactatccaagataattacattctttatggtaattttaaggatataaaaaaaaaggaatcgctaataacttaaaaattgtggaTGTCAGGGgagggtatgtttataaaaaatgcattgtttataaggccataaataaataatagctcgTCGTACCATAAAATATCACAAGAGTGAAAAATTTACTTATGTGTAAAAGATcagtacaaaaaaattcaagtcatTTCTGGTTATTGAAGGTCATTATAtacataaattgttataaataatttagaaaaagaaatcatGAACAACTAATTATGTTAATAATGGTAGATAAAGATTTCGCAATAATTTCAAGCAATATTATGACAgtggttgatctggatgattgattattaataaatgaagagtctacacggtttcctcttaaaaatagcaattttttaacaacaatttaaggagtgaagtttttatttgatcagaagatttcttttttctgcCAAGAGATTTATCCTCGATATAGACAGTgcagaagttaaaatttttttgagcaaTAAGTTCTGAGGTAACACTGTACAAATACggcaattttattaacaaatcatttgtttataacgctgtataTTGCAAATGGttcgtcgtacgaaaaaagtgccaaacgcaaaaaagttttagttttgctcagccatgttaaaatttattttataaattgtttcctgaataaataatgaaattatttttcagaaaaagtgtatacttatttgtttgaaaatttttttaaccaaataaaatggtaataatatttttaatttcttagaaaaatttcCTAACTTATGCAAATACACAGCATCACTAAGAAAAGAAGGGTCTGATCGGAAAACCGAAAAAACCTTTGGATTTGTTTCGAAATATCTATATgcgcttttctttttttaaaaccatttttaaataaattaagtactttttaataattaaaaattttgcaaaacatcATAAACAAAAAAAGGGTCCGATCGAAAAACCAAAAACAAActgtaaaattcataaaaaacaaaagagGGGTTCgatagaaaatccaaaaacaatTTTGGCgcttttcttaaaactatttttaaaacaattaaataattttttaaataatttcaaactttgcaAAGCATCATAAACAAAAGAAGAGACCGAATGAAAAACCAAAAGCACCGTCGGTCTTGATCCGCAAATATAtgaatgtgttttttttaaacagttctttTAAATCAACTAactaactttttaataattataaactttgCAAAACAACATAAGCAAAAGAAGGGTCCGATCAAAAAACCAAAAACAACTTTGGTATTGTTTCGGAAATATGTAAATGCGCttttctttaaaccatttttaatacaattgagtaattttttaatactttcaaatttgcAATACATCATAAACGAAAGAAGGGTATGGTCGAACATCCGAAAACACCTTTGCTTTTGTTTCGGAAATATCCAAATacgcttttttttaaaacaatttttaaaacagtgtagtgatttttttaaaatgtcaaacttTGCAAAGCGTCATAAACAGAAGAAGGGTCCGATAGACTAACGAAAACTCCTttggtttttttttgaaaatatctaaatgcattttttaaaaccaattttaaaacaattaagtagctttttaataacttttaaccTCACAAAGCATCATAAACAAAAGACGCGTCCTTCCATGTTTTCAAacccatttttaaaatgaattatgtccttttttaataatttcaaactattaTAAACAAAAGAATGGTCCAATCGAATAACCAAAAACATCTTTGCATTCGTTTCGGAAATATCTAAATgcgctttttttaaatcattttcaaaacagttaagttatttttttaagtgcagaAATTCtcttaaacaaatatattaattaatgacacaccaaatttgattatttcataaaaaggcactatttaatattttagagacgAATCTAAAGgcgttttactttttttagtcGGAACCTTTGTTTATAATCAATGACAAAATTATGACGCTTATGTTGAATAacgtagaaaaatgtttaaaaatattgttttgttaatttaaagCTTTGCAACATTTTATCTGTTCaagcaattatttgaaaaaagtctcCAAGGCGTTTTTACTTGTGGGGTTTGATTGGATAGTCAGGTTTCTTGTCcaattaatacatttgtttataaaaattaaaaaacgttaacaaattatgcaattgtttaaaaaattgctaaacaAAAGCGTTTAGGAATATTTCCGAGAAGAATCCAAAGGCGTTCTCGGTTTTTTGATCGAACGCttggtttgtttaaaataaattacaaaaatttgaaatccatatagaaaatttcaGTTTCGTTATGATTTTGGATCTTAGGGTCTGGACATAGAGTTTTTATTCCTATATTTCGATTCCTATTATTTTGGACTAGAGTTTGGTATTTATGGTTTAGGATCATTTTTTGGGCCTTAAGTTTTTGATTCAATTTCAGATAGCATATCAAATTACAGATGAAAGGTTTGATAAAAACATTCAGCTAATATTTTTGGTGATATATATTTAAACAGAGTTTAAGAAACTCTATTTTTTAGGCCCATGTCGCTTACTTCCACTATATTTTAACtcttgttattttcaaaaataatgtgcaGTAGagatacattttgttgaaaataatgtaagTTTCTCTTCAGACgcctattaaaattttaaagcgtatttttttactgcctaattatttatttgaaatatagcattattattgttttttttaactgctgtagataaaaattcgagaaaaggCTAGAATGTATAATTACGGTTGAAATTATGGATATTGTCATACTCATTACAGATTTTATCTTACTTAAACTAAAATTTGCGAAAGCTATTAGAGGCAGTATTACAGTAATAAAACTCAGTCACTGTAAtgtcattttgtataaaaaggcCCACATTTGACAAATGTGACATTTAGTGTCAGTGAAAAATGAAGTTCGTTACTTCGTTGTTTGCATTCATCTGTATGATTGTGGTCGCTTGGGCCgtaagtttataaattaaaacttaattaataactctctttttataacaatatattcaactattgttcatacctttaaatttgtttacttagTGGAATTGATATATTCTAAAGGTTTATCTTATCAAATCATAAATAGTCTTTTTACGGCCGATCGTGAGTTTGCAATAACTCAGTTACGCCGAGTTCTTGCAAATTTTAGCTCGGCCGTAAAAAGACTTCGTTATTGCAAACTCACGTTCGGCCGTAAAAAGTTTTCGAGTTTTCTTATGAACGACAAGGCGCATGGGGAGAAATAACGAATGCACATGCGCATAAGACGTTAACGAGCACTTTTTCTATCTAGGCCGGATAAATAGTAAATAAgagataaaatttataacaattttttattttctatgaatttaattaacgtattattaatttcttatcaGGATATGTTTCCCCCACGACCACCCCCAGGTGGAAGACCTCCAGGCCCACCAGGAGGCCCAGCACCATGGAATTTCACTAGCGGCCTCACTCCTggtaatttttatcaacataaatatatatcaattatatttaaaattttatatttgaattttcagaacaataaattaaataatttgtgacTATCTAGGAATTGTTAGAATACTGAAAACTATCATCAAGTTTTGTATtcgaaattatctttaaattttgggATCTAtagacttttaaatttgtttgcagattgtgtcaataatttattataataatttgactTCATAtttattaagtttcttaaatttcacttaatttcttatgattttttttttcatctggaGCTGGATTTCCAAGCACCACAACCACCACCACCACCAGTAGCCCCATGCCACCAGCTCACATGGCAGCACCTCAAATGCCACCACCTAGAAACTTCAAATGAACCTGAGAATGAAACATGGACTTTAAAGAAATTCTTAGTTGcgcacatttattttaattttattcacttttttgatttaacataTTGTTTTAgtacttatataaaaaattccaactaacaaatgtctttaaaatgaattaatgaaGCTGTTTCTCAATGTATGCATCTAATTATCTATAATAATATTGAAGTAGAATAAAAGCAATATATCAGAAGGTTTATAGAAGAAGG
This DNA window, taken from Belonocnema kinseyi isolate 2016_QV_RU_SX_M_011 chromosome 9, B_treatae_v1, whole genome shotgun sequence, encodes the following:
- the LOC117180929 gene encoding protein ALTERED PHOSPHATE STARVATION RESPONSE 1-like — translated: MKFVTSLFAFICMIVVAWADMFPPRPPPGGRPPGPPGGPAPWNFTSGLTPAGFPSTTTTTTTSSPMPPAHMAAPQMPPPRNFK